A genomic segment from Tissierella sp. encodes:
- a CDS encoding metallophosphoesterase family protein: protein MKYVTSDIHGRLDRLKKLIDEIGLNENDTLYIIGDLVDRGSEPIETIEFVMDHPQIEVIMGNHDEMFLQSLKYEDEVQIERWGRNGCSPTIDGFFNRTVEEQDKILDYISELPYFKIIDGKYLLVHAGFEPLRLFADMENMSLEEALMEQKHRLVWVRDDFIKNKALDNLITIFGHSPRKYIDKCFDRGSLLPYEIWFDDIYNDKIGVDTGNCYENGRMACLRLDDYKVFYIE, encoded by the coding sequence GGGCTTAATGAAAATGATACCCTTTATATTATTGGGGATTTAGTTGATAGGGGGAGTGAGCCTATTGAAACTATAGAGTTCGTCATGGATCATCCGCAAATAGAAGTTATTATGGGGAATCATGATGAAATGTTTCTTCAATCTTTGAAATATGAGGATGAAGTTCAAATTGAAAGATGGGGCAGAAATGGATGTTCACCAACAATAGATGGGTTTTTTAATAGGACAGTAGAAGAGCAGGATAAAATTTTAGATTATATAAGTGAATTACCATATTTTAAAATAATAGATGGTAAGTACTTATTAGTGCATGCAGGATTTGAACCCCTTAGATTATTTGCTGATATGGAAAATATGTCTCTAGAAGAAGCTTTGATGGAGCAAAAGCATAGATTAGTCTGGGTAAGAGATGATTTTATTAAAAATAAGGCCTTGGATAATCTGATAACTATATTTGGTCATTCCCCTAGGAAATATATAGATAAATGTTTTGATAGGGGATCATTATTACCATATGAAATTTGGTTTGATGATATTTACAATGATAAGATAGGCGTTGATACAGGAAACTGCTATGAAAATGGCAGAATGGCTTGTTTGAGACTTGATGATTATAAGGTATTTTATATTGAATAA